The Triticum aestivum cultivar Chinese Spring chromosome 7B, IWGSC CS RefSeq v2.1, whole genome shotgun sequence genome window below encodes:
- the LOC123160576 gene encoding probable E3 ubiquitin-protein ligase RHG1A: MEENAGRSTTTIGILRRGSGVSLRNQSNEERPNQFQNKAGNTTKLNPTKATWAGNKEKPGYLRDSFNSSGSKSVSASSSKAPVRKNCDEKLRRPLSAQFNNAESSNRRTVVNRLQSSKKAIAGEEDGHPCAQQIESEDSSSTSTTGDQPTGLDPEVLDSSVSSGSSSHVVDSVARNTALRTKPRRQKDKEEIGLGKTQTASTSVHQPDGPRNLVIGVKSSNGAGPGVQRRGIKNLGCTSISDVLPSGCSSSNSVHSKRTEITRKRISDGETSSRPRALSGQPSLYPGSTGPRVRDSEQSASQQTTRTSNRIIRDSADSVRTRRPSTQQARMRMPDETEQGVFALRETVSGARQPDWARFSMNEVPPQRSTRPFPMELPHAIYSSSRQGSSNRTSRSRGSSHPEDSSPQMFRDVYRRMNMDGIAEVLLALERIEQHDELSYEQLLVLETNLFLSGLGLNDQHRDMRMDIDDMSYEELLQLEDRIGSVSTALSEEQLEKCLSRVVYKLANPALEVNKPVVDDVKCSICQEEYIEDEEVGRMKCEHQYHVCCIQEWLRQKNWCPICKASAVPTSDADKGDT, translated from the exons ATGGAGGAGAACGCCGGTAGATCCACCACAACAATTGGCATTCTAAGAAGGGGTTCTGGTGTCTCCTTGAGAAATCAAAGCAATGAGGAGAGACCAAATCAGTTCCAGAATAAGGCAGGGAACACCACAAAGCTCAACCCCACAAAAGCAACATGGGCTGGCAACAAGGAAAAGCCGGGGTATTTGCGTGACTCCTTTAATTCATCAGGATCCAAGTCTGTATCTGCAAGCTCTTCAAAAGCTCCTGTCAGAAAGAATTGCGACGAAAAGCTAAGGCGCCCATTGTCGGCACAGTTTAACAATGCTGAAAGTAGTAACAGAAGAACTGTTGTCAACCGTCTGCAGAGTAGCAAGAAAGCTATTGCTGGTGAGGAGGATGGGCATCCATGTGCTCAGCAGATTGAGTCTGAAGATTCATCATCCACATCAACCACTGGGGATCAGCCAACAGGGCTAGATCCTGAAGTCTTAGATTCATCTGTTTCTTCAGGGAGTTCTTCACATGTAGTTGATTCCGTGGCGAGAAATACTGCATTGAGGACTAAACCACGTAGGCAGAAGGATAAAGAGGAAATAGGTTTGGGTAAAACTCAAACTGCATCTACTTCTGTCCATCAGCCTGACGGACCTCGCAATTTGGTCATTGGTGTGAAATCATCAAATGGTGCTGGTCCTGGTGTACAAAGGCGTGGTATAAAAAACCTTGGTTGCACATCAATCTCTGATGTTTTGCCGTCAGGCTGTTCTTCATCTAATTCTGTCCATAGTAAGAGGACTGAGATTACGAGAAAGAGGATTTCTGATGGGGAGACTTCTTCGAGACCAAGGGCTTTAAGTGGGCAGCCTTCTTTGTATCCTGGCAGTACTGGTCCTAGAGTCAGAGACTCTGAACAATCAGCTTCTCAACAAACAACAAGGACTAGCAACAGAATTATTCGGGATTCTGCAGATTCAGTAAGGACTAGGCGTCCTTCTACTCAGCAGGCTAGGATGAGGATGCCAGATGAAACAGAGCAGGGCGTGTTTGCTCTGCGCGAGACTGTTTCGGGGGCTCGTCAACCAGATTGGGCCCGATTTTCGATGAACGAAGTTCCTCCACAGAGGTCAACAAGGCCTTTTCCTATGGAGTTGCCTCATGCAATTTACTCTTCTAGTCGTCAAGGCTCTAGTAACCGTACATCAAGGAGCAGAGGGAGTTCTCATCCCGAGGATAGCTCCCCACAAATGTTTAGAGATGTCTACAGGCGCATGAACATGGACGGAATTGCAGAG GTGTTGCTAGCATTGGAAAGGATCGAACAACATGATGAATTGTCTTATGAG CAATTGCTGGTGCTGGAAACCAATCTATTCCTCAGTGGCCTTGGCTTGAATGATCAGCATAGAGATATGAGAATGGATATTGACGACATGTCTTATGAG GAATTATTACAACTAGAGGATAGAATTGGCTCCGTGAGCACTGCCCTTTCTGAAGAGCAATTGGAGAAGTGTCTCAGTCGAGTCGTGTATAAGCTAGCGAATCCAGCGCTAGAAGTGAACAAACCTGTAGTAGATGATGTCAAATGCAGCATATGCCAG GAGGAGTACATTGAGGACGAAGAGGTTGGCAGAATGAAGTGCGAGCATCAGTACCATGTGTGCTGCATTCAGGAGTGGCTTCGACAGAAGAACTGGTGTCCGATATGCAAAGCTTCAGCAGTACCTACGTCGGACGCGGACAAGGGGGATACATGA